The sequence TTAAAGTGATCTCCAGCATTGAAGCCGATCCAGGCTCCTGTATTGGCAAGTTTTACCTCAGCGCTGCCGCTGATGATATGCATGGTTTCTGCGCTGGCCGTTGCAAAATTGTATTCGCCAAGGGTTATCACGCCGACACTTGCGGGGGATGTGCCGCTGGTAAAGCTGATTGATTTTACGGCGCCGTTGAAGTATTCGTTAACATTAAGCATTGTTATAACTCTTGATCTTAAAGACATATAGCATAACGGTACGTTGCGGTGGCGTCACTGTTTTGCCAAGCAGTATGACGCTAATTAGTAAACTAAAGTCGGGTGGTGGTGTATGGCGCGTATTGCGTTTATTGGTTTGGGAACGATGGGCTACCCCATGGCAGGGCATTTGGCTTGCGCGGGACATGAGATGACTGTGTTTAATCGTACGCAAGCTACAGCTCTGCAGTGGGTGAAAGAATATTCAGGGTGTATCGCAAAAACACCCGCACAGGCAGTACTAAATGCAGAGTTTGTAATGTGTTGCGTGGGTAATGATGATGACTTGCACACAGTTACTTTAGGTAGAGATGGTGCCTTCGAGTCGATGGCAGCTGATAGCGTGTTTGTTGATCATACGACGGCATCAGCACAGATTGCTAAACAGTTGGCTGGTGAGGCAAAACAACGTGGTTTTGCGTTTTTAGATGCGCCGGTGTCCGGTGGGCAGTTGGGTGCGCAAAATGCTGCGTTAACCGTTATGGTGGGTGGTGAGCAATCGGTGTATGAGCGTGTTGCGCCGATTTTACAGAGCTATGCTCGCATGCAGCGTTTAATGGGTGATGTCGGCAGTGGGCAGTTGACGAAAATGGTTAATCAGATATGCGTCGGTGGCCTATTACAAGGCTTGGCGGAAGCGCTGCATTTTGCGCAAAGTGCCGGCTTAGATGCAGAGGCCGCGATGCAGGTGATTAGTAAAGGGGCGGCGCAGTCTTGGCAGTTAGAAAACCGCTATCAAACAATGCTGGCAGGCGAATTTGATTTTGGTTTTGCGGTAGAGTGGATGCGCAAAGATTTTTCTATCGTTTTTGAGGAGGCGCGTCGCAATGGTGCCACATTGCCAGTCACTGCATTGGTTGATCAGTTTTATGCAGAGGTTGAAGCAATGGGTGGTGAGCGCTGGGATACCTCAAGCTTAATTGCTCGATTAAATAAAAGCAGTCAATGAGAAATGCATGAGTATCAATAGTCTAATAAATACATGCGAGGCGCTCTAGTGGAGTGCCGAATGGGTTGTGGCGCCTGCTGCATAGCGCCTTCTATTCATACGCCGATGCCGAACATGCCGCAAGGTAAAAAGGCAGGCGAGCGTTGTTTAAATTTAAGTAATGATAATCTATGTATGTTGTTTGGCTTGCCAGAGCGCCCAGCATTTTGTGCAGAGTTTCAAGCGGAGGTCAGTGTCTGTGGTAGTTCCCAGGAAGAAGCTATTCAGTTGATAGGCTGGCTGGAAGGGGCGACCGCGTAGGCATAATAGAAAGGTTTGGTTGTTATAAAAAAAGGCTGCACATTTCTGGGCAGCCTTTTTTGTCGCTAAACTAGATAAGTATTAACGCTTGTCTAGTGGAGCGTAGTCGCGTTTGTCGTAACCGGTATACAGTTGACGTGGGCGGCTGATTTTGTAAGGGCTGGCGAGCATCTCGGTCCAGTGTGAAATCCAGCCAACAGTACGTGACATAGCGAAAATCACGGTGAACATACTGGTTGGGATGCCGATTGCTTTCAGGATGATGCCTGAGTAGAAGTCAACGTTTGGATAGAGGTTACGCTCTTTGAAGTACGGATCATTCAAGGCGTACTCTTCAAGCTTCATGGCCAGATCCAGCTTAGGATCATTAACACCCAGCTCTGCAAGTACTTCGTCGCAGGTCTGCTTCATCACTTGCGCGCGTGGGTCAAAGTTTTTGTAAACGCGGTGACCGAAGCCCATCAGTTTGAATGGGTCATCTTTGTCTTTTGCTTTCGCAATAAACTTCTCGATGTTAGATGCGTCGCCGATTTCGTCAAGCATCGTTAGAACTGCTTCGTTAGCGCCACCGTGCGCAGGGCCCCATAGTGCTGCAATACCGGAAGCAATACATGCAAATGGGTTTGCGCCCGTTGAGCCAGCGAGGCGTACGGTTGAGGTTGAAGCGTTTTGCTCATGGTCAGCATGTAGAATAAAAATACGATCCATTGCTTGAATAAGAGCAGGGCTGAATCGTTTGGTTTCTGCAGGCGTGTTAAACATCATGTGTAAGAAGTTCTCTGAGTAGCAGAGATCATTGCGTGGGTACATGATGGGCTGGCCGATTGAGTACTTATATGCCATGGCTGCAATAGTTGGCATTTTTGCAATCAGGCGGTGTGCAGATATTTCACGATGCGTTGGGTTGTTGTTGTCCAATGAGTCGTGATAGAAAGCTGATAAAGCGCCAACAATACCGCACATTATGGCCATTGGGTGAGCGTCACGACGGAAGCCATTTAAAAATGATTTCAGCTGCTCATTTACCATGGTGTGTTTGCTGATAGTGTTAACAAATTCTTGCTTCTGTTCGGCAGTGGGTAATTCGCCGTGCAGTAATAAGTAACATGTCTCTAAGTAGTCAGACTTGGCTGCAAGTTGCTCAATTGGGTAGCCGCGGTGTAGCAAAATACCTTTATCACCATCAATATAAGTGATTTTAGATTCGCATGCCGCTGTTGACATGAATCCTGGGTCGTAAGTAAATAAGTCGCTAGCAATTAGATTACGAACGTCAACAACATCAGGTCCAATAGTACCGCTAAATACAGGCAGCTCTACGGGGGCTGAGCCCTCGATGATTAACTGCGCTTTTTTGTCAGCCATTGTGGCCTCCTAGTTATGCTTGGAATCATCACGGCCCCTCACGCAGGGCCCGCAATATAATAGTGAGATAACTGCCAATGTCAATTTGTACTACAGTAGTAGTGCAAGTCTATGGGGAAGACGATTATCTCGTTTAAAAGTTTCAAGTACAGATATTTACGCTAAATGTCAAAGCAGGACAATGCGCATTTAGGCGAATGTATTAGCGTTGTCATTATGCTCTTTTTTGCACTATACTCGGTAGCTGACCGGCAGAGGCTTTTGCCATTAAACTGGCGGTCGTCACTCCGATGGTGACGGGTGCTTCTTGTAAGTGCCTTCCCGACAACTCGCCCTGCAGTTAAGGGCTCTCTAAGTGTGAATACGCCGTGAATAGCCAACGACCTGTAAACCTAGATCTTAGGACTATAAAACTCCCAATCACCGCAATCTCTTCCATATTGCACAGAATTACAGGTGTCATCCTGTTTTTAGGTATCGCTGTGCTGCTATATGGGCTTGATAAGTCGCTTGCCTCAGAGCAAGGATTTGCCGAAGTTAAAGAGTGTTTGACCAGCCCGCTGGCCAAGCTTGTTGTGTGGGGTCTTCTCTCTGGACTGATATACCACTTAGCAGCTGGTATACGCCACTTAATCATGGACTTGGGCATTGGTGAGTCGCTGGAAGGCGGCAAACTGGGTGCTAAAATAGTCTTTATTGTTTCAGCCGTACTGATTTTACTCATGGGGGTCTGGATATGGTAACTAACGTAACAAACTTCTCCCGTTCAGGCCTCTTTGACTGGATGGCTCAGCGAGTATCAGCTGTTGTATTGGCTGCATACTCATTGTTTTTACTGGGTTATGTCTTAGCTAATCCAGGTATGAGTCATGCTGAATGGCAAGGGCTGTTTGCGCAAAACTGGATGCGCATTTTCAGCATGCTGAGTCTTGTTGCCCTGAGTGCGCATGCCTGGATTGGATTGTGGGCAGTCACTACTGATTACCTGACACCCATGACTTTAGGCAAGTGGGCAACAGGTGTACGATTTTTAGTCCAAGCGCTGTGCGGCATTATGATGTTCGTGCTGTTCGTCTGGGGCGTACAGATTTTGTGGGGAATTTGATTCATGGCCAATATTCGTAGCATTTATTATGATGCCATTATTGTTGGTGGTGGCGGTGCAGGTATGCGCGCGTCACTGCAATTAGCACAAGGTGGTCATAAAACAGCCGTAGTAACTAAAGTGTTCCCTACGCGCTCGCACACAGTATCTGCACAAGGTGGTATTACCTGTGCAATTGCATCAGATGATCCGAATGATGATTGGCGCTGGCATATGTACGATACCGTCAAAGGTTCCGATTATATCGGCGACCAAGATGCTATCGAATATATGTGTTCAGTGGGCCCAGAAGCCGTTTATGAGCTTGAGCACATGGGTCTACCATTCTCGCGTACTGAAAAAGGCCGCATCTATCAGCGTCCGTTCGGCGGGCAATCAAAAGACTTTGGTAGAGGTGGTCAGGCTGCGCGTACCTGTGCTGCAGCTGACCGTACCGGTCACGCATTGTTGCATACCCTATACCAAGCAAACTTAAAGCACGGTACGACCTTTCTAAACGAATGGTATGCGGTTGACTTAGTTAAGAACCAAGATGGCGCTGTTGTCGGTATTGTAGCTATTTGCATTGAGACCGGTGAGATTGTTCATATCCGCTCTAAAGCTGTTGTGCTAGCAACAGGTGGTGCCGGCCGTATTTTCGCATCGACGACTAACGCTTTGATCAACACCGGTGACGGTGTCGGTATGGCGCTGCGTGCTGGCGTGCCTATGCAAGATATGGAAATGTGGCAGTTCCACCCAACCGGTATCGCTGGTGCAGGTACTTTGGTCACTGAAGGCTGCCGTGGTGAAGGTGGCTACTTGATCAATAAGCATGGCGAACGTTTCATGGAGCGCTATGCACCAAACGCTAAAGACCTTGCTGGACGTGACGTTGTTGCACGCTCTATGGTTAAAGAAATTTTAGCGGGTAACGGCTGTGGTCCAAATGGCGACCACGTACTGCTCAAGCTCGATCACCTTGGTGAAGAAGTGTTGCACAGCCGTTTGCCTGGTATTTGTGAGCTGTCAATTACCTTTGCTCATGTTGATCCAGTTGTTGCGCCAATTCCGGTTGTACCAACGTGTCACTACATGATGGGCGGTATTGCCACTAACATTCATGGTCAAGCAATTGCCCAAGATGCAAATGGCGAAGATCGCATCATTGATGGTTTGTTTGCAGTTGGTGAGGTCACCTCAGTCTCTGTACATGGAGCAAATCGTCTCGGTGGTAACTCACTGCTTGACTTGGTTGTATTTGGTCGGGCTGCGGGTATTTTCCTTGAGCAAAACTTACGTGAAGGTGTTGATGCACGTAACGCAAGTGAGAGCGATATCGAAAGTTCTATGGCGCGCTTGTCTGCATTGAATGAGCGCACTAAGGGTGAGGATGTGGCACCGCTGCGTAAAGAGCTGCAGAACTGCATGCAGAATAACTTTGGTGTATTCCGTACTGGTGAATACATGAAAAAAGGTATTGCAGAGCTCGAGCAAATGCGTGAACGCATTGCCAACGTGAAAATCACTGATAAAAGTAATGCTTTCAATACCGCACGTATTGAAGCACTTGAGTTGCAAAACTTGTTTGAAGTGGCTGAAGCAACTGCGATTGCAGCTGAGGCTCGTACTGAGTCCCGTGGTGCGCATGCGCGTGAAGACTACGAAAGCCGTGATGACGAAAACTGGTTATGCCACAGCATGTATTTCCCAGGTGAAAAACGTGTTGGTAAGCGTGCAGTTAACTTCTCGCTTTCTTCAGCAGTTGAAAAAGATGCTGAACACTTTAAACCCCAAGAACGTAAATATTAAGGGTTATCACGATGACGTTGCCTAAAATATTGCAAGTAAGCGTTTACCGCTACAATCCAGATGTAAATCCTGCGCCCTTTATGCAGACCTTCAATGTAGAAATTGATGGCAAAGACATGATGGTGTTGGACGTGCTGGCTCTGATTAAAGAGCAGGATGAAAGTCTGTCTTATCGTCGCTCATGCCGTGAAGGTGTGTGTGGCTCAGATGGCATGAACATCGCGGGCAAAAATGGCTTAGCTTGCATCACGCCACTGTCAAGTGTGGTCAAAGATGGCAGATTGGTAGTGCGTCCATTACCAGGTTTGCCAATTATTCGTGACCTCGCGGTCGATATGAGCATCTTCTATAAGCAGTACGAGAAAGTGCAGCCATATTTGCAAAACGATACCCCAACATCAGGTATGGAGCGTTTGCAGTCACCAGAAGATCGTGCAAAGTTGGATGGACTGTATGAGTGCATTTTATGTGCATGTTGTTCAACCGGTTGCCCATCATTTTGGTGGAATCCTGACAAGTTCTTAGGGCCGGCAGCGTTGCTGCAAGCCTATCGGTTCTTGGCAGACTCGCGTGATACCCAGACCGAAGAACGCTTATCGCGTCTTGATGATCCGTTCAGCGTGTTCCGGTGCCACAACATTATGAACTGTGTCAACGTGTGCCCGAAAGGCCTAAACCCAACACGGGCAATTGGCCACATTCGCAGCATGTTGCTACAAAGCGGTACTTGATTTACTGCAGAGCTTGCGGTAAATGATTGAGCCGCTCACATGAGTACCTTCATGTGAGCGGCTTTAAACGAAAAATTGCTTACAAAGCTTTTTTTAAACACAATTGACGACCAGCAGGGGCATCCGGGCTGGTGCCCGGACTATTTGCGGGAATCGTAGTGGCTTTATTCAAGTCGCTGTATGTGACTTAAGGCCGTTAAGTTTCCACGCCGATAGCGTCCCCCTTATCAAGGGTGACCTAGCATGCAAGAAAGCGTAATGCAGCGCATGTGGAGCAGCGCCCACCTATCCGGTGGAAATGCTGCCTATGTGGAAGAGCTATATGAACTCTACCTGCACGATCCGAATTCTGTCTCGGAAGAGTGGCGTACTTATTTCCAAAAGCTGCCAACTGATGGCGGTTTAAGTACCGATGTCTCGCACTCTACGGTTCGTGATCAATTTGTCTTATTGGCAAAAAATCAAAGACGAGCTCAGCCAGTGTCTGCTGGCAGCATCAGCACTGAGCATGAGAAAAAACAAGTTGAAGTGCTTCGTCTAATTCAAGCCTACCGTATGCGTGGCCATCAAGCGTCGCAGCTTGATCCGCTCGGTTTATGGGTGCGCCCAATGCAGGCTGACTTGACCGTACATCATTACGGCTTGACTGACTCTGATCTTGATAGTGTGTTCCGCACTGGCGATTTAAATATCGGCAAAGAAGAAGCCACGCTACGTGAAATTCAGCAATCTCTACAAGACACTTATTGCCGCACGATTGGCGCTGAGTTTACTCATATTGTTGATTCTGAGCAGCGCCGCTGGTTCCAGCAGCGCCTAGAAAGCGTGCGTAGCCGCCCAAGTTTTTCTCCTGAAGTGCGCACGCATCTTTTAGAGCGATTAACTGCCGGTGAAGGCCTAGAAAGGTATTTGGGTACCAAATATCCAGGCACCAAGCGCTTTGGTCTTGAAGGCGGTGAGAGCCTTATCCCTTTAATGGATGAGATTATTCAGCGTTCAGGCGCCTATGGCGCCAAAGAAATTGTTGTTGGTATGGCACACCGTGGACGGCTTAACGTTCTGGTTAATACCTATGGCAAAAATCCGCGTGATTTATTTGATGAATTTGATGGTAAGCGTGTTGAGGGTTTGACCTCAGGTGACGTGAAATACCACCAAGGTTTCTCATCCAATGTGATGACCCCAGGCGGTGAAGTTCATTTGGCGTTAGGTTTTAACCCATCGCACCTTGAAATTGTATCTCCGGTTATTGAAGGCTCTGTACGTGCCCGCCAAGATCGACGTAACGATCCAGAGGGTGACAAGGTTATTCCGATTACTATCCACGGTGACTCTGCTTTTGCAGGCCAAGGCGTAGTAATGGAAACCTTCCAAATGTCACAAACCCGTGGTTATAAAACCGGCGGCACCATTCGTATTGTGATCAACAACCAGGTTGGCTTTACCACTAGCAAAGCTGAAGATACGCGCTCAACTGAGTACGCAACTGATGTTGCAAAAATGATTCAAGCGCCTATTTTACACGTCAATGGTGATGATCCGGAAGCTGTGTTATTTGTGACTCAGCTAGCGGTTGACTACCGGATGGAATTTAAGCGTGACGTGGTAATTGATTTGGTTTGCTACCGTCGTCGCGGCCATAACGAAGCGGACGAGCCAAGTGGTACTCAGCCATTAATGTATCAAATTGTTAGCAAGCAGCGCACAACGCGTGAACTCTATGCTGACGTTTTGATTAAAGATGGTGTACAGACTGCTGAGCAAGTACAAGCGCTAAGCGATGATTACCGCACTGCACTGGATAACGGCTTGCACGTTGTGCAAAGCTTGGTTAAAGAGCCCAATAAAGAGTTGTTTGTTGATTGGCGCCCATACTTGGGTCATAAGTGGACACCTCATTTTGATACGCGTTTTGATCTGAAGACCTTGCAAGAACTTGCGTTAAAAATGCAAGAGACACCGGATGGTTTTGTGGTTCAGCGTCAGGTTGCTAATATTCTTAAAGACCGTCAGAAAATGGCTGCCGGAGCTCTATCCATCAACTGGGGTTTTGCCGAAACAGTGGCATACGCGACCTTGTTGTTTGAAGGCTATCCGATCCGTTTTACCGGTCAAGATGTTGGTCGCGGTACGTTCTCGCACCGTCATGCAGCTTTGCACAATCAAAAAGATGGTGAAACCTACATAGCGTTGAAAAACCTGTACAAAGATCAGCCGCGTTTTGATTTGTATGACTCCTTCCTGTCTGAAGAAGCTGTACTTGCATTCGAGTACGGCTATGCCAGCACCAAGCCCAGCGCGCTGGTGATTTGGGAAGCGCAGTTTGGTGACTTCGCCAACGGTGCACAGGTGGTGATTGATCAGTTTATTACCAGTGGCGAGACTAAATGGGGTCGCTTGTGCGGTCTAACGATGTTGCTGCCGCATGGTTATGAAGGTCAAGGGCCAGAGCACTCGTCAGCTCGCTTAGAGCGTTACTTGCAGTTGTGTGCTGAACACAATATCCAAGTTTGTGTGCCGACTACGCCTGCTCAGGTTTATCACATGCTGCGTCGTCAAGCGATTCGTTCGCTGCGCAAACCATTGATCGCTTTAACACCGAAATCTTTGCTACGCCACAAGTTGGCTGTTTCCACATTGGAAGACTTAGCTGAAGGTACATTCCAGAATGTGATTGGTGAAGTTGATGCGTTGGATGCAGATAAAGTTGATCGCATGATCATGTGTAGCGGTAAGGTCTATTATGATTTGCTCGAAAAGCGTCGTAACGAAGGCCTAGAGAACACTGCCATTGTGCGTATTGAGCAGCTGTATCCTTTCCCTGAGGATGACTTATCTCAGGAGCTTGCTAAGTATAAGAACCTTGAGCGCATCGTTTGGTGCCAAGAAGAACCCATGAATCAAGGTGCTTGGTACCCAAGTCAGCATCATATGCGTCGTGTAGCGATTGCTTACAAGTCAGCATTGGAGTTGCAGTATGCAGGTCGTGTTGCTTCAGCATCACCTGCTTGTGGGTATCCATCAATGCACGCAGAACAGCAAGAGCAGTTACTGCAGGATGCGTTTGTAGTCTAAATCAGCGAGAAAGCCGCATTAGATTCAGTGCGGCTTTTACGTAACAACCGAATTTATAGGAACATATTTATTATGGCTATTGAAATTAAAGCCCCAGCATTCCCCGAGTCGGTCGCTGATGGCACCGTTGCAACCTGGCACAAACAAGTGGGTGAAGCGGTTAAGCGTGATGAGCTGATCGTTGATATTGAAACTGACAAAGTCGTTATGGAAGTTTTAGCAGAAGCCGATGGTGTCCTGACTGAAATCGTTGCCAATGAAGGTGACACAGTATTGAGTGCGCAGTTATTAGGTCGTTTGGATACTGATGCGGTTGCTGCAGCACCTGCACCCGCTGCACCTGCTGAGGCAGCCAGCGCTGCTGCTCCTGCAGCCACAGACGATGTGCTTTTATCACCTGCTGCACGCAAAATTGCCGAAGAAAATGCACTGGATCCCGCTACTATTCAAGGTACTGGCAAAGATGGCCGTGTGACTAAAGAAGATGCTTTAGCCGCAGTGGCTAACAAGCCAGCCGCAGCCGCACCTAAAGCAGCAGCGCCAAGCGCAGAAGCTCCATTGTTTGCTGCCGGTGATCGCGTTGAAAAGCGCGTACCAATGACGCGCTTACGTACCAAAGTAGCCGAGCGTTTGGTTGAAGCCCAGACGTCAATGGCGATGTTGACCACGTTTAACGAAGTCAACATGAAGCCGATTATGGAGCTGCGCAGCAAGTACAAAGACTTGTTTGAAAAGACCCATAACGGTGTGCGTTTAGGCTTTATGTCATTCTTTGTTAAAGCTGCAGTTGAAGCGCTAAAACGCCAGCCTGGTGTGAACGCCTCTATTGATGGCAAAGACATTGTTTACCACGGCTACCAAGATATCGGTGTTGCAGTATCCAGCGACCGTGGTCTGGTTGTTCCAGTATTACGCAACGCAGAGTTTATGAGCCTTGCTGAAATTGAAGGCGGCATTGCTAACTACGGCCGTAAGGCTAAAGACGGCAAACTAACTCTAGAAGAAATGACAGGTGGTACTTTCACTATTTCTAACGGTGGCGTGTTCGGTTCTTTGCTGTCAACACCAATCGTTAACCCACCACAAACTGCTATTTTGGGTATGCATAAAATCCAAGAGCGTCCAATGGCTGTTGACGGTGAAGTGGTGATTTTACCGATGATGTATTTGGCATTATCTTACGACCACCGTTTAATTGATGGTAAAGAAGCAGTGACTTTCCTTGTCACCATGAAAGACCTGCTAGAAGACCCAGCACGCTTATTGCTGGATATCTGATTGTTCTGCAGCCGCTTACTAACCTTAAGCGGCTGCAGTGTGGCCATACGCCACTTAACGAGGAAGCCTCATGAGTCAGAAATTTGATGTAATTATTATCGGAGCAGGTCCTGGCGGATATGTTGCTGCGATTAAAGCAGCACAGCTTGGCTTGAAAACTGCCTGTATTGAAAAATATAAAGGCAAAGATGACAAGTTAGCGTTGGGTGGAACCTGTTTAAACGTGGGTTGCATGCCATCTAAGTCACTACTCGACAGTTCGTGGAAGTTCCATGAAGCGCAAGAAGGTCTGGCTGTGCATGGTATTGACGTCAAAGACGTTGCCATTGATGTGCCTGCGATGGTTGGTCGTAAAGACACTATCGTGAAAAACCTAATTGGTGGTATCGCAGGCCTATTTAAAGCCAATGGCGTGACCACGATTGAAGGCCACGGTAAGTTACTGGCCAACAAGCACGTTGAAGTCACTGCTGCTGATGGCAGTGTAAAAGTCTATGAAGCCGAAAACGTAATTATTGCCTCAGGCTCACAGCCGATTGACATACCGCCTGCACCTGTTGATCAGGATGTGATTGTTGATTCAACAGGCGCCTTAGACTTCCAAGCTGTACCGAAAAGACTTGGCGTGATTGGCGCGGGTGTGATTGGTCTTGAGCTGGGCTCTGTGTGGGCACGTTTAGGTGCAGAAGTTACAGTGATTGAAGCGCAAGATAAATTCTTATCGACTGTTGATGAGCAAGTCGCTAAAGAAGCATTGAAGATCTTTGCTAAGCAAAAGTTAGACATCCGTTTAGGTGCGCGCTTAACAGGCTCCGAAGTGAATAACGGTGAAGTCACGGTTAACTTTACTGACGCCAAAGGCGAGCAACAAATGACCTTTGACAAGCTGATTGTTGCTGTTGGTCGTCGCCCTGTTACAGAGAACGTGCTGTCAACTGACAGTGGCGTAACCTTGGATGAGCGTGGCTTTATCTATGTTGATGAAACCTGCGCGACCAGTGTGCCGGGTGTGTATGCCGTTGGTGATGTGGTGCGTGGTCCAATGCTGGCACATAAAGCTTCAGAGGAAGGCGTTATGGTTGCCGAGCGTATTGCAGGCCATAAGGCTCAGGTTAACTATGACCTGATCCCAAGCGTTATTTACACTCACCCAGAAATTGCAGGCGTTGGTAAAACTGAGCAGCAGTTGAAAGGTGATGGTGTTGCAATCAATGTTGGTGTGTTCCCATTTGCTGCCAGTGGGCGTGCAATGGCAGCAAATGACACTGGCGGCTTTGTCAAAGTTATTGCTGATGCAACAACTGATCGCGTGTTAGGTGTACACGTGATTGGCCCGAGTGCTGCAGAATTGGTACAGCAGGGTGCGATCGCAATGGAGTTCGGCTCCAGTGCTGAAGATTTAGGCTTGATGGTGTTCTCGCACCCAACCCTGTCTGAAGCGCTCCATGAAGCGGCGCTCGCCGTCAATGGGCAAGCGATACATATAGCAAATCGTAAAAAACGCTGATCGACTTACCGCCCCTTTTTAGGGGCGGTATTCGTTCTACACCAAGCAGGGGGGCTGACATCGCGTTGGTGCTTGGTGGACTGCTATAATTGATCAGCTAAATTGCAGACTAACTTTTACAGCCTGCGCATTACGCATCATCCGAACTCAATGGTAGGACAGTATGAATCTTCATGAATATCAAGCTAAGCAGCTGTTTGCTGAGTATGGCTTGCCGGTTTCTTTAGGTTTTGCGGTAGAAACACCCGAAGCTGCAGCACAAGCGTGT comes from Pseudomonas sp. C27(2019) and encodes:
- a CDS encoding 2-oxoglutarate dehydrogenase E1 component; this encodes MQESVMQRMWSSAHLSGGNAAYVEELYELYLHDPNSVSEEWRTYFQKLPTDGGLSTDVSHSTVRDQFVLLAKNQRRAQPVSAGSISTEHEKKQVEVLRLIQAYRMRGHQASQLDPLGLWVRPMQADLTVHHYGLTDSDLDSVFRTGDLNIGKEEATLREIQQSLQDTYCRTIGAEFTHIVDSEQRRWFQQRLESVRSRPSFSPEVRTHLLERLTAGEGLERYLGTKYPGTKRFGLEGGESLIPLMDEIIQRSGAYGAKEIVVGMAHRGRLNVLVNTYGKNPRDLFDEFDGKRVEGLTSGDVKYHQGFSSNVMTPGGEVHLALGFNPSHLEIVSPVIEGSVRARQDRRNDPEGDKVIPITIHGDSAFAGQGVVMETFQMSQTRGYKTGGTIRIVINNQVGFTTSKAEDTRSTEYATDVAKMIQAPILHVNGDDPEAVLFVTQLAVDYRMEFKRDVVIDLVCYRRRGHNEADEPSGTQPLMYQIVSKQRTTRELYADVLIKDGVQTAEQVQALSDDYRTALDNGLHVVQSLVKEPNKELFVDWRPYLGHKWTPHFDTRFDLKTLQELALKMQETPDGFVVQRQVANILKDRQKMAAGALSINWGFAETVAYATLLFEGYPIRFTGQDVGRGTFSHRHAALHNQKDGETYIALKNLYKDQPRFDLYDSFLSEEAVLAFEYGYASTKPSALVIWEAQFGDFANGAQVVIDQFITSGETKWGRLCGLTMLLPHGYEGQGPEHSSARLERYLQLCAEHNIQVCVPTTPAQVYHMLRRQAIRSLRKPLIALTPKSLLRHKLAVSTLEDLAEGTFQNVIGEVDALDADKVDRMIMCSGKVYYDLLEKRRNEGLENTAIVRIEQLYPFPEDDLSQELAKYKNLERIVWCQEEPMNQGAWYPSQHHMRRVAIAYKSALELQYAGRVASASPACGYPSMHAEQQEQLLQDAFVV
- the lpdA gene encoding dihydrolipoyl dehydrogenase, with the protein product MSQKFDVIIIGAGPGGYVAAIKAAQLGLKTACIEKYKGKDDKLALGGTCLNVGCMPSKSLLDSSWKFHEAQEGLAVHGIDVKDVAIDVPAMVGRKDTIVKNLIGGIAGLFKANGVTTIEGHGKLLANKHVEVTAADGSVKVYEAENVIIASGSQPIDIPPAPVDQDVIVDSTGALDFQAVPKRLGVIGAGVIGLELGSVWARLGAEVTVIEAQDKFLSTVDEQVAKEALKIFAKQKLDIRLGARLTGSEVNNGEVTVNFTDAKGEQQMTFDKLIVAVGRRPVTENVLSTDSGVTLDERGFIYVDETCATSVPGVYAVGDVVRGPMLAHKASEEGVMVAERIAGHKAQVNYDLIPSVIYTHPEIAGVGKTEQQLKGDGVAINVGVFPFAASGRAMAANDTGGFVKVIADATTDRVLGVHVIGPSAAELVQQGAIAMEFGSSAEDLGLMVFSHPTLSEALHEAALAVNGQAIHIANRKKR
- the odhB gene encoding 2-oxoglutarate dehydrogenase complex dihydrolipoyllysine-residue succinyltransferase — its product is MAIEIKAPAFPESVADGTVATWHKQVGEAVKRDELIVDIETDKVVMEVLAEADGVLTEIVANEGDTVLSAQLLGRLDTDAVAAAPAPAAPAEAASAAAPAATDDVLLSPAARKIAEENALDPATIQGTGKDGRVTKEDALAAVANKPAAAAPKAAAPSAEAPLFAAGDRVEKRVPMTRLRTKVAERLVEAQTSMAMLTTFNEVNMKPIMELRSKYKDLFEKTHNGVRLGFMSFFVKAAVEALKRQPGVNASIDGKDIVYHGYQDIGVAVSSDRGLVVPVLRNAEFMSLAEIEGGIANYGRKAKDGKLTLEEMTGGTFTISNGGVFGSLLSTPIVNPPQTAILGMHKIQERPMAVDGEVVILPMMYLALSYDHRLIDGKEAVTFLVTMKDLLEDPARLLLDI